One genomic segment of Opitutaceae bacterium includes these proteins:
- a CDS encoding sugar phosphate isomerase/epimerase family protein, giving the protein MSPPTLTGIADEAAHDIAGQIAVHRELGWKAIELRLVDGKNAAGALADDAFARTADTLDAAGMTVTSFASAIANWSRPITGDFSLDLDELKTAIPRMQRLGTRFIRTMSWIGEGVNKAEWRRETIRRYRELAKVAEDGGVFLAHENCTGWAGLGPAQTRELIETIDSPNLVVLFDIGNTVSHGLPTWEYYVGVKDLIRYVHVKDARRNPKGGHSSAFTYPGEGDAMVREVLTDLLKGGYSGVIAIEPHLASLVHVKDQDPDPEAMRSSYLKYGRMLEAMVAGIAERRVDTA; this is encoded by the coding sequence ATGAGCCCCCCAACCCTCACTGGAATTGCGGATGAAGCAGCGCACGATATCGCCGGACAGATCGCTGTTCATCGGGAACTCGGCTGGAAGGCCATTGAGTTGCGGCTGGTCGACGGGAAAAATGCGGCCGGCGCTCTGGCGGATGATGCCTTTGCCCGGACGGCCGATACCCTCGACGCCGCAGGGATGACGGTGACGTCCTTCGCTTCGGCCATCGCCAACTGGAGTCGACCGATCACCGGCGATTTTTCGCTCGATCTGGACGAGCTGAAGACGGCCATTCCGCGTATGCAGAGGTTGGGGACGCGATTCATAAGGACGATGAGCTGGATCGGCGAAGGGGTGAATAAGGCCGAATGGCGGCGCGAGACCATTCGTCGTTACCGGGAACTGGCGAAAGTCGCGGAGGATGGCGGCGTCTTCCTTGCCCACGAAAACTGCACCGGTTGGGCCGGTCTCGGTCCCGCCCAGACGCGGGAACTGATCGAGACCATCGACAGTCCGAACCTGGTGGTTCTCTTTGATATCGGCAATACGGTCAGCCACGGCCTGCCCACGTGGGAATACTACGTGGGGGTGAAGGACCTCATCCGCTACGTGCACGTCAAGGATGCCCGCCGCAATCCGAAAGGTGGGCACAGTTCGGCCTTCACCTATCCGGGGGAAGGTGACGCCATGGTGCGGGAGGTCCTGACCGACCTGCTGAAGGGCGGTTATTCCGGGGTCATCGCGATTGAACCCCACCTGGCCAGCCTCGTGCACGTCAAGGACCAGGATCCCGATCCCGAAGCCATGCGCTCGTCCTACCTGAAATATGGGCGAATGCTCGAAGCGATGGTCGCCGGGATCGCCGAACGCCGGGTCGATACGGCTTGA
- a CDS encoding Gfo/Idh/MocA family oxidoreductase, with the protein MTDKGNIGFAIVGTGAIAETHATAIGMVEGAELRAVFNRNGDKARAFAREFGSRVEADLPSLLAAPDIDVVCVTTPSGAHEEIAVPALESGKHVLCEKPLEINLERVDRMIAAARRNGRLLAAVFPSRLGIGARTVKAAMEAGRFGRLTLCSAYIKWWRSQAYYDEGGWHGTWALDGGGAMMNQAIHYVDLLQWLVGMPGRVHAFAGSLAHERIEVEDTLVASVQYANGALGVIECATSCSPGYARRIEICGDQGSIILEDDTIKQWDFADELPGDEEIRKGRVSSGLKGGTADPRAVSCEGHRLQIVDLIHALREGRPPAIPGEDGRHAVAIVRAAYESAQTGQVVELAD; encoded by the coding sequence ATGACTGATAAAGGGAATATCGGATTTGCCATAGTCGGGACCGGCGCGATCGCTGAGACCCATGCGACGGCCATTGGGATGGTTGAGGGCGCTGAACTCCGGGCCGTGTTCAACCGGAACGGGGACAAGGCGCGGGCTTTTGCGCGGGAATTCGGGTCGCGGGTGGAGGCCGATCTTCCATCATTGCTGGCTGCTCCGGACATCGACGTGGTCTGTGTGACCACGCCGAGCGGCGCCCACGAGGAGATTGCGGTGCCGGCTCTCGAGTCGGGGAAACACGTGCTCTGCGAAAAACCGCTGGAAATCAACCTGGAGCGGGTCGACCGGATGATCGCGGCGGCCCGGCGGAATGGCCGCCTTCTCGCGGCGGTCTTTCCTTCGCGGCTGGGCATCGGGGCCCGCACCGTCAAGGCAGCCATGGAGGCCGGTCGTTTTGGCCGACTCACCCTCTGCAGTGCCTACATCAAGTGGTGGCGCTCGCAGGCCTATTACGATGAGGGCGGATGGCACGGAACCTGGGCCCTTGATGGTGGCGGGGCCATGATGAACCAGGCCATTCATTACGTGGATCTGCTGCAGTGGCTGGTCGGCATGCCGGGTCGGGTCCACGCCTTCGCCGGAAGCCTCGCACATGAACGTATTGAAGTTGAGGATACATTGGTGGCCTCCGTGCAGTATGCAAACGGCGCACTCGGGGTCATTGAGTGCGCAACGTCCTGTTCGCCGGGATATGCGCGCCGCATCGAGATCTGCGGCGACCAGGGTTCCATCATTCTGGAGGACGACACGATCAAGCAGTGGGATTTCGCCGACGAATTGCCGGGTGACGAAGAGATCCGTAAAGGCCGGGTGTCCTCGGGACTGAAAGGGGGCACGGCGGATCCGCGGGCCGTATCCTGCGAAGGTCACCGATTGCAGATCGTGGACCTGATCCATGCCCTGCGGGAGGGTCGTCCACCCGCCATACCGGGTGAGGATGGCCGCCACGCGGTGGCGATTGTGCGTGCCGCTTACGAATCGGCCCAGACCGGCCAGGTGGTGGAGTTGGCCGACTGA
- a CDS encoding winged helix-turn-helix domain-containing protein, translating into MNPEPSHRAGSLSQSWNFLSNHAHVIICLHRNPDLVMREIARQVGITERAVQKIVAELEAAGAITRKREGRRNHYLINRYVPLRHPLESHRTVGDLLNLVN; encoded by the coding sequence ATGAATCCAGAACCGTCCCACAGAGCCGGCAGTCTCTCCCAGAGCTGGAATTTCCTCTCCAATCACGCCCACGTCATCATCTGTCTCCACCGGAATCCCGATCTGGTCATGCGGGAGATTGCCCGGCAGGTGGGGATCACTGAACGGGCCGTCCAGAAGATCGTGGCTGAATTGGAAGCCGCCGGCGCCATCACCCGCAAACGGGAAGGCCGGCGCAACCATTACCTGATCAACCGCTACGTCCCCCTGCGGCATCCCCTCGAGTCCCACCGGACAGTCGGTGACCTGCTCAACCTGGTAAACTGA
- a CDS encoding sodium-dependent bicarbonate transport family permease → MNPLELLLTNLLSPPIFAFAAGVIAVLIRCPFRFPEPIYQAITIYLLFAIGFKGGVSISETGLAAVAWPLAATIFAGSIIPVVVFFVAWKLVVPKVADAASLAAHYGSVSAVTFLACYGFLTSNGVQSESFLPALMAVMEIPALAVAIFLGKHFQRDREAPIWKALHEVVTGNSIFLLICGLVIGAVAGAEGMKRAAPFFVDPFYGVLILFLLEMGIVAGARLQDLSGVGWGLIAMGMILPLVQGCFGLLLAGWLGLSVGGATLFAVLTASASYIAAPAAVRIALPDANLGYSITASLGITFPFNLAVGIPLYFGLARAFIGS, encoded by the coding sequence ATGAATCCACTTGAACTGCTGCTGACCAATCTGCTCTCGCCGCCGATCTTCGCCTTTGCGGCCGGAGTGATCGCGGTTCTTATCCGCTGTCCGTTCCGCTTTCCGGAACCGATCTATCAGGCGATCACCATATACCTGCTCTTTGCCATCGGCTTCAAGGGCGGTGTCTCGATCAGCGAAACCGGTTTGGCCGCGGTGGCCTGGCCGCTGGCCGCGACGATTTTCGCCGGGTCGATCATTCCGGTGGTCGTCTTTTTTGTCGCCTGGAAACTGGTGGTGCCGAAGGTGGCCGACGCCGCTTCCCTGGCCGCCCACTACGGATCGGTCTCGGCCGTGACGTTTCTGGCCTGCTACGGATTCCTGACGTCAAACGGAGTCCAGTCGGAGTCGTTTCTGCCCGCTTTGATGGCCGTGATGGAAATCCCTGCCCTTGCGGTGGCCATATTCCTCGGCAAACATTTCCAGCGGGACCGGGAGGCGCCCATCTGGAAGGCATTGCATGAAGTGGTCACCGGCAACAGCATCTTCCTGCTCATCTGCGGATTGGTCATCGGAGCAGTGGCGGGAGCGGAAGGGATGAAGCGGGCCGCCCCGTTCTTCGTTGATCCGTTCTACGGAGTCCTCATTCTCTTCCTCCTTGAGATGGGGATTGTGGCGGGCGCCCGCCTCCAGGACTTGAGCGGGGTGGGTTGGGGTTTGATCGCGATGGGGATGATCCTCCCTCTCGTTCAGGGATGCTTTGGACTCTTGCTGGCCGGCTGGCTTGGCCTCTCGGTCGGCGGGGCCACCCTTTTCGCGGTTCTGACGGCGAGCGCCTCATACATAGCGGCCCCGGCCGCGGTCCGGATCGCTCTTCCGGACGCCAACCTCGGGTATTCCATCACCGCGTCTCTCGGCATTACCTTCCCGTTCAATCTTGCGGTCGGCATTCCTCTCTATTTCGGTCTGGCCAGAGCGTTCATCGGGAGTTGA
- a CDS encoding phosphoenolpyruvate carboxylase, with protein MKNPSFRRLSRKGFRKIDQDLEFLFSCTREMLFEIGQPAAARLVELPPPNPRRGLSRIEVQAISLSFQLLNLVEENAANQIIRNREATSGPAAEPGMWGDWFRRMKAAGVGLDAFARSLDEIPVEAVLTGHPTEARRWSVLDLQRRLYVLLVQLENQMFTPREREGIRDSIKATLELLWRTGEILLNKPLVETERDNVIHYLTEKFPPALELVDRRFLDAARESGFLALRNGRPVMPRFRMGNWVGGDRDGHPFVTAAFTAETFATFRARALETLAGRLRELRRSVVLSVFAQPPPEELSALLERDFPAYGESATGTEEPWGAFVDLMIRRLPGPVSRDSSYRTASELRADLVRLEHLLEQVGAGRLAAHFVVPQIRFVDTFGFHLASLDIRQNSSFHDKAMTQLLVAAGIPDGGSFGKWSEQERVDFLSRELAVSRPFTQPGSPLGPEAMEAVASLQTVADALRSHGRRGIGSFIISMTRSLSDLLVAYALCREAGLTRMTEEGPVCLVRVTPLFETLDDLDRCGGILEDFARFPMTQRSLPWLDRSLDDSLVGQELPDGKSTSGGSDSRLPLVIEAMLGYSDSSKDAGILASQWAVHETQRRLVELGGRLGLGFRFFHGRGGTVSRGAGPTHRFLEALPPGSLRNGARTTEQGEVIAQKYNNHLTAAHNLELLVAGCLGAALLGETGGQPDPEGLRCAMDVLKGTSHSAYTALVESAGFIEFFRQATPIDALENSSIGSRPSRRSGRSSLQDLRAIPWVFSWNQSRFFLPGWYGVGTALAALEKDEAFLYRELCRDWKRWSFSRYLLYNIESSIESASVDWMKAYASLVAKSGLRSEFLGRILEEYELTRHHLEAIMGDPLEVRRPRFYKTLHHRDEWLSLLHNAQIHRLRRWRRSGRDEDLLDVLQSVNAIAAGLRTTG; from the coding sequence ATGAAGAACCCGTCATTCCGCCGTCTTTCGCGCAAGGGATTCCGCAAGATCGATCAGGATCTGGAATTCCTCTTTTCCTGCACCCGCGAGATGCTGTTCGAGATCGGCCAGCCGGCGGCGGCCCGGTTGGTCGAGTTGCCGCCTCCCAATCCCAGGCGCGGTCTTTCCCGGATTGAAGTGCAGGCGATTTCCCTCTCCTTTCAATTGCTCAACCTGGTGGAGGAGAACGCGGCCAACCAGATCATTCGGAACCGGGAGGCGACTTCGGGTCCGGCCGCCGAACCGGGGATGTGGGGCGATTGGTTCCGGCGGATGAAGGCCGCCGGGGTGGGGTTGGATGCGTTTGCCCGGTCGCTTGACGAGATTCCGGTCGAAGCGGTCCTGACCGGTCACCCGACGGAAGCCCGACGCTGGTCCGTCCTTGATCTGCAGCGGCGGCTCTACGTGCTGCTTGTCCAGTTGGAAAACCAGATGTTCACTCCGCGGGAGCGCGAGGGCATCCGGGATTCGATCAAGGCCACTCTCGAACTGCTCTGGCGAACAGGGGAGATCCTCCTGAACAAACCGCTGGTCGAAACCGAGCGCGACAATGTCATCCACTACCTCACGGAGAAATTCCCGCCCGCTCTTGAGCTGGTCGACCGGCGCTTCCTCGATGCGGCCCGTGAGTCGGGCTTTCTCGCCCTCAGGAACGGACGTCCCGTCATGCCCCGGTTCCGGATGGGCAATTGGGTCGGCGGTGACCGTGACGGGCATCCATTTGTGACCGCCGCTTTTACGGCTGAAACCTTCGCGACGTTCCGGGCGCGGGCTCTTGAAACGCTGGCCGGGCGGTTGCGGGAACTGCGTCGCTCGGTTGTTCTCTCGGTCTTTGCGCAGCCTCCGCCCGAGGAACTCTCTGCGCTTCTCGAGCGGGACTTTCCTGCCTACGGTGAATCGGCGACGGGAACGGAAGAACCATGGGGGGCGTTTGTCGACCTGATGATCCGGAGACTGCCGGGACCGGTTTCTCGGGATTCGAGCTACCGGACAGCTTCGGAACTGCGGGCCGACCTCGTTCGGCTTGAACATCTGCTCGAGCAGGTGGGGGCAGGGCGGCTGGCCGCCCATTTTGTTGTTCCGCAGATCCGATTTGTGGATACTTTCGGTTTTCACCTTGCCTCCCTCGATATCCGGCAAAACAGCAGCTTTCACGACAAGGCCATGACCCAGCTGCTGGTGGCCGCGGGCATTCCCGACGGGGGGAGCTTCGGCAAGTGGAGCGAGCAGGAGAGGGTGGATTTCCTGAGCCGGGAATTGGCGGTGTCCCGACCGTTCACCCAGCCGGGGAGCCCGCTCGGTCCGGAGGCCATGGAGGCGGTCGCGAGTCTTCAAACGGTTGCGGATGCGCTCCGCTCTCATGGCCGCAGGGGTATCGGCTCGTTCATCATCAGCATGACCCGCTCGCTTTCCGATCTGCTCGTCGCCTATGCCCTCTGCCGAGAGGCCGGACTGACCCGGATGACGGAAGAGGGCCCGGTCTGCCTGGTCAGGGTGACTCCGCTCTTTGAAACACTGGACGACCTCGACCGCTGCGGAGGGATTCTCGAGGACTTCGCCCGGTTTCCCATGACTCAGCGAAGCCTTCCCTGGCTGGACCGTTCTCTCGACGATTCTCTCGTCGGACAGGAGTTGCCGGATGGAAAGTCGACATCGGGTGGGTCGGATTCCCGATTGCCGCTGGTGATCGAAGCGATGCTCGGCTACAGCGACAGCAGCAAGGATGCGGGCATCCTGGCGAGTCAGTGGGCGGTTCACGAGACTCAGCGTAGACTGGTGGAACTCGGCGGACGGCTGGGTCTGGGATTTCGCTTTTTTCATGGTCGCGGTGGGACGGTCAGCCGCGGAGCCGGCCCGACTCACCGCTTTCTCGAAGCCCTGCCGCCGGGCTCTCTTCGAAACGGGGCCCGGACGACCGAACAGGGAGAGGTGATCGCTCAGAAATACAACAATCACCTGACCGCTGCCCACAATCTGGAGCTGCTCGTGGCGGGCTGCCTCGGGGCCGCACTGCTGGGAGAAACCGGCGGGCAACCGGACCCGGAAGGACTGCGCTGCGCCATGGATGTCCTCAAAGGGACAAGCCACTCAGCCTATACCGCTTTGGTCGAGAGTGCCGGGTTCATTGAGTTTTTCCGACAGGCGACTCCCATTGACGCCCTTGAAAACAGCTCGATCGGTTCCCGCCCAAGCCGGCGATCGGGCCGGTCCAGTCTTCAGGACCTTAGGGCCATCCCATGGGTGTTCAGTTGGAATCAGTCGCGGTTTTTCCTTCCGGGGTGGTACGGCGTGGGGACGGCGCTGGCCGCACTTGAGAAGGATGAGGCATTCCTTTACCGGGAACTCTGCCGGGACTGGAAGAGGTGGTCGTTCAGTCGGTATCTTCTCTACAATATCGAATCCAGCATCGAGAGCGCCTCGGTCGATTGGATGAAAGCCTACGCCTCCCTTGTCGCGAAGTCGGGCTTGAGGAGCGAGTTCCTTGGTCGGATCCTCGAAGAGTACGAACTTACCCGGCATCACCTGGAGGCGATCATGGGGGATCCTCTTGAAGTCCGGCGTCCCCGGTTTTACAAGACGTTGCACCATCGGGACGAGTGGCTGTCGCTTCTGCACAATGCACAGATCCACCGACTTCGACGCTGGCGGCGCTCGGGCCGGGATGAGGATCTGCTTGATGTTCTTCAGTCGGTCAATGCGATTGCAGCCGGTCTGCGGACAACCGGGTGA
- a CDS encoding alpha/beta fold hydrolase: MPKSFIILILLTGVVYLVVLAGTALNQRRMIYLPSHHEPESDLEPWVLGDVTIGYGRLAADPAVVWLFLHGNAGQASGRAYAMSRFMPDDSVYVVEYPGYGRRPGKPTKESLDRAAEEAYRELRRRYPGVPVCVVGESLGSGPAAVLGALTDPPDKIILLVPFDELANVAGERMPFLPVRWLLIDNWDNAEALRGFAGPIEIYGAAQDEIIPVGQARALAASLPRAVYHELEGTHNDWSTDERVGFRFP; encoded by the coding sequence ATGCCGAAGTCTTTCATCATTCTGATCCTGCTGACCGGGGTGGTCTATCTTGTCGTCCTGGCTGGAACCGCGCTGAATCAGCGCCGGATGATTTATCTGCCAAGCCATCACGAACCGGAATCGGATCTTGAGCCTTGGGTCCTGGGCGACGTCACCATCGGCTACGGGCGGCTGGCAGCCGATCCAGCGGTGGTCTGGCTGTTTCTTCACGGCAACGCAGGGCAGGCATCGGGTCGGGCCTATGCCATGTCCCGGTTCATGCCGGATGATTCGGTCTACGTGGTGGAGTACCCGGGATACGGGCGGCGACCCGGTAAGCCGACGAAAGAGAGCCTCGACCGGGCGGCCGAAGAAGCGTATCGGGAATTGCGTCGCCGGTATCCCGGTGTCCCGGTCTGCGTGGTGGGCGAGTCGCTCGGCAGTGGTCCGGCTGCGGTTCTCGGGGCGCTGACCGACCCGCCGGACAAGATCATTCTGCTGGTTCCTTTCGATGAACTGGCAAATGTCGCCGGGGAACGGATGCCGTTTCTGCCGGTTCGTTGGCTCCTGATCGACAACTGGGACAATGCCGAGGCCCTGCGAGGTTTCGCGGGTCCCATTGAGATCTATGGTGCCGCCCAGGACGAGATAATCCCGGTCGGCCAGGCCCGGGCACTGGCGGCAAGCCTCCCTCGGGCCGTCTACCACGAACTTGAGGGCACCCACAACGACTGGTCGACTGACGAACGCGTCGGTTTCCGTTTTCCCTGA
- a CDS encoding acyl-[ACP]--phospholipid O-acyltransferase, producing MSTNQIHLLGTKRFLPLFLVQFLGAFNDNVFKNAVLILATFQLADLYDWKPEIVTQIIAGLFIIPFFLFSSFAGQLADKFEKAGMVRYVKAWELFAMLVGSVGLISGLPWILFVTLFLMGAQSAFFGPLKYSLLPFHLREDELVAGNAIFEAATFLSILVGTIFGGLLIVLEDGTLMVSVAVVLIAVVGWVASLWVPRASPLEGALKINWNIFSATTHLIGYAATQRGVFRSILGLSWFWLIGAFWLTLVPAYVRNHLHGSQFEVTSLLVIFAVGIGLGSLLCNRILRGEITAKYVPLAGLGMAAFMIDVAVMTAGLGDRFVAEAFSFASATGVRVIIDLGGIAICGGLFSVPLYAMIQAWAEPAHRSRVIAANNVMNALFMTLIAVVAAGMFAAGWSTTRVILILAVANIGVSIYVVTLVPESMVHTVFRWLMRVLYKVELRGLENYGKARKRRVIIANHTSFLDAALLTIFLPDRPTFAINTQIARKWWMRPFLWAVNVHPLDPTKPMAIKALTALAREGVPIVIFPEGRITVTGALMKVYEGPGLVAEKADADLLPVQIDGAVHTPLSRMRGKARLRWFPKITLTILPPRVFHPPAELRGREKRRYMAEQLYEILADMYLQTADTDRTLFESLLDAAAIHGRGFSILTDLDFKPASYRRLLAASLFLGPKLTRGTEVGEPVGLLIANSIAAVAAFFGVQSSGRVCAMLNYSAGPANLRSACQTAKLRVVWTSRRFVEMAKLGPAVQAMEGTGAQIRYLEDIARRSLPGRLGILVNLVAPGWVYRTRGRPHVDAGGPAIILFTSGSSGAPKAVVLSHRNLQTNRHQLTARIDFNRQDRMFNCLPIFHAFGLTGGTLAPLLAGVPVFMYPTPLHFGIIPELVYQTNSTLLFGTNTFLAGYLRKAHPYDFFSVRYVFAGAEKLKAGTRDAWMERFGVRIFEGYGATETAPALTLNTPMHNKSGTVGCFLPGIEWRTEPVPGVDAEHPSQGKVGRLFVRGGNIMLGYYKADRPGELQPPEEGWYDTGDIVAVDAEGFVRILGRAKRFAKIAGEMVSLTAVEELAAAVWPEHLHAALARSHPSKGEEIVLVTEKPDPDRGALARAARESGIPEIAVPRVLIHRAHLPVLGSGKPDYVTLERENEVKPD from the coding sequence ATGTCGACCAATCAGATCCATCTGCTGGGAACGAAGCGGTTCCTGCCGCTCTTCCTGGTTCAGTTTCTTGGGGCATTCAACGACAATGTCTTCAAGAATGCGGTTCTGATCCTGGCGACATTCCAACTGGCTGACCTTTACGATTGGAAGCCGGAAATCGTCACACAGATCATCGCCGGGCTTTTCATCATCCCGTTCTTTCTCTTCTCAAGCTTCGCCGGGCAACTTGCGGACAAGTTTGAGAAGGCGGGAATGGTGCGCTACGTCAAGGCCTGGGAACTCTTCGCCATGTTGGTCGGGTCGGTCGGCCTGATTTCGGGTCTGCCGTGGATCCTCTTTGTCACCCTGTTCCTGATGGGTGCGCAGTCCGCTTTTTTCGGGCCGCTGAAATACAGCCTTCTCCCGTTTCACCTGCGGGAAGACGAATTGGTAGCGGGCAACGCCATCTTTGAGGCGGCCACCTTTCTCTCCATCCTGGTGGGGACGATTTTCGGCGGTTTGCTGATCGTATTGGAGGACGGCACGCTGATGGTGAGCGTCGCCGTTGTCCTGATCGCGGTCGTCGGGTGGGTCGCGAGTCTCTGGGTGCCGAGAGCGTCTCCGTTGGAAGGAGCGCTGAAGATCAACTGGAACATATTCAGTGCGACCACCCACCTGATTGGTTACGCGGCAACCCAGCGAGGCGTCTTCCGCTCGATTCTTGGCTTGTCGTGGTTCTGGTTGATCGGTGCCTTCTGGCTCACCCTCGTCCCGGCTTATGTTCGCAATCACCTCCATGGTTCCCAGTTCGAGGTTACCTCGCTGCTGGTGATTTTCGCCGTCGGGATCGGTCTGGGTTCCTTGCTCTGCAACCGGATTCTGCGGGGAGAGATCACGGCCAAGTATGTGCCCCTGGCCGGTCTGGGCATGGCCGCCTTCATGATTGATGTGGCCGTGATGACAGCCGGGTTGGGTGATCGATTTGTGGCCGAGGCATTTTCCTTTGCCTCAGCGACCGGGGTTCGGGTCATCATCGATCTCGGGGGAATCGCCATCTGCGGAGGCCTCTTCAGCGTGCCGCTCTATGCCATGATCCAGGCCTGGGCTGAACCGGCTCACCGGTCCCGGGTGATCGCGGCAAACAATGTGATGAACGCCCTCTTCATGACGCTGATCGCCGTTGTGGCAGCGGGGATGTTCGCCGCGGGGTGGTCGACCACCCGGGTGATCCTGATCCTGGCCGTCGCCAATATCGGGGTATCCATTTATGTGGTGACACTGGTTCCCGAATCCATGGTCCATACCGTTTTTCGCTGGTTGATGCGGGTTCTCTACAAGGTCGAGCTGCGGGGACTGGAGAACTATGGAAAGGCGCGGAAGCGCCGCGTCATCATTGCCAATCACACGTCGTTTCTTGACGCCGCCCTCCTGACCATCTTCCTGCCGGACCGCCCGACCTTCGCGATCAACACCCAGATTGCACGCAAGTGGTGGATGAGGCCTTTTCTGTGGGCGGTCAACGTTCACCCCCTCGACCCGACCAAGCCGATGGCGATCAAGGCGCTGACCGCCCTGGCCCGCGAAGGCGTCCCGATTGTGATCTTTCCGGAAGGCCGCATCACGGTGACCGGAGCGCTCATGAAAGTCTACGAGGGTCCGGGGCTTGTCGCGGAAAAGGCGGATGCCGATCTCCTGCCGGTCCAGATCGACGGTGCCGTCCATACTCCGCTTTCGCGGATGCGCGGCAAAGCCCGTCTGCGGTGGTTTCCCAAGATCACGCTGACCATCCTCCCGCCGCGGGTTTTTCACCCTCCGGCGGAGTTGCGGGGGCGTGAAAAGCGTCGCTACATGGCGGAGCAACTCTATGAAATCCTCGCCGACATGTATCTCCAAACGGCGGATACCGACAGGACCCTCTTTGAGAGTCTGCTCGACGCCGCCGCGATTCATGGTCGCGGCTTCTCCATCCTGACCGACCTCGACTTCAAGCCCGCCAGTTATCGCCGTCTTCTGGCGGCGAGTCTTTTTCTCGGTCCGAAACTGACGCGGGGAACCGAAGTGGGTGAGCCGGTCGGCCTGCTCATTGCCAACAGCATTGCGGCGGTGGCGGCGTTTTTCGGCGTTCAGTCCTCCGGGAGGGTCTGTGCCATGCTCAACTATTCGGCCGGGCCGGCGAATCTGCGATCGGCCTGTCAGACCGCGAAATTGCGGGTGGTCTGGACTTCCCGTCGGTTTGTCGAAATGGCCAAACTCGGCCCGGCGGTTCAGGCAATGGAGGGGACGGGCGCACAGATCCGCTACCTGGAGGACATAGCGCGGCGGTCGCTTCCTGGACGTCTGGGGATCCTGGTCAACCTGGTGGCCCCGGGATGGGTCTACCGGACCCGCGGCCGTCCCCACGTTGATGCCGGCGGGCCTGCCATCATCCTTTTCACCTCCGGGTCCTCCGGCGCGCCGAAAGCCGTCGTTCTCTCGCACCGCAATCTGCAGACCAACCGGCATCAACTCACGGCGCGCATCGACTTCAACCGGCAGGACAGGATGTTCAACTGCCTGCCCATTTTCCACGCCTTCGGCCTGACCGGGGGAACCCTGGCACCGTTGCTGGCCGGAGTCCCGGTCTTCATGTATCCGACCCCGCTGCATTTCGGGATCATTCCGGAGCTGGTCTATCAGACCAATTCAACGCTGCTCTTCGGCACCAATACGTTCCTGGCGGGTTATCTGCGGAAGGCCCATCCTTATGATTTCTTTTCGGTCCGCTATGTCTTTGCCGGAGCGGAGAAATTGAAGGCCGGCACCCGCGACGCCTGGATGGAGCGTTTCGGCGTGCGCATCTTCGAGGGCTATGGAGCGACGGAAACCGCGCCGGCCCTGACCTTGAACACGCCGATGCACAACAAGAGCGGGACCGTGGGCTGTTTCCTTCCGGGAATCGAGTGGAGGACGGAGCCCGTCCCCGGTGTGGACGCGGAACACCCTTCCCAGGGGAAGGTCGGGCGACTCTTTGTCCGCGGGGGCAATATCATGTTGGGCTACTACAAGGCGGACCGACCCGGTGAACTGCAACCACCGGAGGAGGGTTGGTATGATACCGGGGACATTGTGGCGGTCGACGCGGAGGGTTTCGTCCGCATCCTCGGGCGGGCCAAGCGCTTTGCCAAGATCGCGGGCGAGATGGTTTCCCTTACCGCGGTCGAGGAACTGGCCGCGGCGGTCTGGCCTGAGCACCTGCATGCCGCCCTGGCGCGGAGCCATCCGTCCAAGGGCGAGGAAATCGTCCTGGTCACGGAAAAGCCGGACCCGGATCGGGGCGCGCTGGCCCGGGCCGCCCGTGAGAGTGGAATCCCTGAGATTGCGGTTCCCCGGGTTCTGATCCACCGGGCGCATCTCCCGGTCCTCGGCTCGGGAAAGCCGGACTATGTGACCTTGGAACGCGAGAACGAAGTCAAACCGGATTGA